One Mycolicibacterium sp. TUM20985 genomic window, CTGCACCCGTCGCGCCCGCCCCCGAGCCCGTCGTCACGTCGACGCGACCGGCACCGGCCAGCACACCGCCACCGGTCACCTCGACGACGACGGATCCCACGACCGACCGGGCCACGTCGAGCCCGGTGACCACGAGTCCGCTGCCCGCGAGCGGGTCGTCGACGCCGCCGCCCTCGCCGGGGCTGGTCGCTCCCACGTCGGCGACGAGCGCGCCGTCCTCCCCGAGTGAAGAGTCCCCGACGCCGTCCTCCGAGTCCTCGGAGTCGTCGTCGAAGTCCTCGTCATCGCCGTCCTCGGAGTCCGAGTCCTCCTCGGCCGCCGAGGCGACACCGCGGGTGATCGAGAAGGTCACCCCGCAGACACTGGTTGCGCCCGCAGAGGACGTGCAGATCGCCAAGGCCGCGAAGATCGTGGAGGAGAAGCCCGCCGAGGCGCCCAAGCAGGAGATCACGGAAATCGCCCGCATCATCGACGTGCAGAATCGGGACAGCGATCCGTTCGGCCAGAATGGGCAGCGCACCGACGATCAGGTCCGGCTCGCAGGCAACTGGGACCGCAATGTGCGTCAGTGGCAGCCGGATTGGGTCGAATACGACCAGTACTACCGCCCGGTGCTGAGCAACCCGTACCGCGATCCGGTGCGGATCGTCTACGTCTACGAGAACGCTCCGCGGGTGGTGTGGATCCCGCCGCTGGCACGTATCGTGCTCGAAGTGGCCCAGTTCGCCGCGTACAGCTTCACGGCGCTGGTGACCAACCCGATCAATCAGGTGCTCAACGTCGCGGTCGGCAGCTTCTTCGGAGGCGGCTACTTCCCGGGAGTGGGACTGCCCCTGCCGCCGGCTCCGCCGCCGCTGCTGAACTTCGCCAACGTGCCCGTGCAGGTGCGTTATCCCGACGCCACCTATCAACCGTTCCGCGTCAACAAGATCGTGGACGTCGGCAACGACGCACAGTTCGGCGAGCGCAAGGTGCTGCTCGACGGCGTTACGCCCGCGTGGGGTGAGTGGAAGCAAAGCCCCTCCGGTGAGCGCAGTTTCGAGGTTCACAAGACCCAGCAGTTCCCGGGCCTCGACGACCCGCGGCCGGGACCGTTGCCGGGTGACTATCAGTTGACGTTGGCGTCGGATGAGTCGCCGTCAGGGATGAACAAGCGGGACGTCTACCTGATCGCGGTGGCCGTGGCGTGCGGCGCGCTGAGCATCGGCGCGGTCGTCCTGGCGGTCTTCATGGGTCGCCGTCGGCGTCCGCTGCACTAGCACTCGGCGGGCAGGCTGACTCCAGTAGTCGAGCCAGCGTGACCTTCAGGGTCGCCAACTGGTCGTCGGACAGTCCTGCCGCGAGGTCACCTTCGACCCGGTGCGCCACCTCGTTCGCGAGGTGCAGGGTGCGGACGACACCAGCGGTGAGATCGAGCGCGTGGTTCCTCCGGTCGCCGGCAGCGACGGCGCGCTTGATCAGCCTGCGCTTGGTCAGCTCATCGATGAGTTGGCTCGTGGTGGTGCGGCCGGACCACACCGTGCCAGATCGGTCGGGCGTTCTGACGTTCGTCCTGGTCACGACGTCCGCTGGGCGGGCGATCCAGGCCGGCCACAACACCGAGATTCGAGCTGACTAGCGCGCTACGGGCCAGTCCCAGACGGACATGTCGCCGCGGGGATAGTTCATGCACACGTCGGTGGCCTTGGCGACCACGCCCTTGTTGTTGAAGAACACCTTGGCCCAGTTGCCCCAGTGCGTGGCCACGTTCTCGTAGTAGACGTTCGTGGCGGTGTTCTCGGAGTACTGGCGTCGGGCGACCGGGTCCAGCGAGAAGAACCAGTGGATGCGGTCGAACGCCTGCTGCTGGACGTCGGCGGGGCGGTTGCTCCGGTCGATCATGTACCGCTCGAAGTACACCGGGCTGGTGTCCCGCGCGGCCTGCAGGTACTGCTCGGTGTCACAGGTGGTGATGATGATCCGGTGGGGGATCGGGAAGTCGTCGGTCGCGTCGGCCGCGGCCGTGCCGGCCAAGGTCGTCGCGACGAACCCACATGCGGCCACGGCCAAGCCGCCCCGGAGCGCGATGGTGCGTAGGGACTTCATCATGAACTCTCTCCTCGGACGGGTGGAGCGGTCTCGGCGTGGACCGGGGTCGGCCACGGTTCGGGCTTGGGTCGTTGCCGGACGTGCGTCGGCCACCAGAACCACTTGCCGAGCATCGCGGCGATGGCGGGCGTCATGAACGACCGGACCACCAGGGTGTCGAACAGCAGGCCCAGGCCGATCGTCGTGCCGACCTGACCGATGACGGCCAGCTCACTCACCGCCATCGACATCATGGTGAACGCGAACACCAGTCCCGCCGACGTCACGACGGATCCGGTACCGCCCATCGACCTGATGATGCCCGTGTTGAGCCCGGCGTGGATCTCCTCCTTGAACCGCGACACCAGCAACAGGTTGTAGTCAGCGCCGACGGCCAACAGGATGATCACCGACATGGCCGCGACCATCCAGTGCAGCTCCAGGCCAAGCAGGTGCTGCCAGATGAGGACGGACAACCCGAGCGAGGCGCCGAGGGACAGGATCACCGTTCCCACGATCACCGCGGACGCGACTACGGCCCGCGTGATGAGCAGCATGATGATGAAGATCAGGGCCAGCGAGGCGATGCCGGCGATCAGCAGGTCCCAGGCGTTGCCGTCGGCCATGTCCTTGAACGTCGCCGCGGTGCCCGCGAGGTAGATCTTCGAACCCTCCAGCGGAGTGCCCTTGATGGCCTCCTTGGCCGACTGCTTGATGGCATCGATGTGCGCGATGCCTTCCTCGCTCATCGGATCGCCCTCGTGGCTGATGATGAACCGCGCCGAGTGCCCGTCGGGCGAGATGAAGTTCTTCATGCCCTTCTTGAACTCGGCGTTGTCGAAGATCTCCGGCGGCAGGTAGAACGAGTCGTCGTTCTTGGAGGCGTCGAACGCCTCACCCATCGCGGTCGAGTTCTCCTGCATCGCCGCCATCTGGTCTGACATGCCCTTTTGGGTCTGGTACATCGTCAGCATCATGGTCTTCATCGACTTCATCGTCGCGAGCATCGGCGGCAGCGAGGCACTCAGC contains:
- a CDS encoding helix-turn-helix domain-containing protein → MTRTNVRTPDRSGTVWSGRTTTSQLIDELTKRRLIKRAVAAGDRRNHALDLTAGVVRTLHLANEVAHRVEGDLAAGLSDDQLATLKVTLARLLESACPPSASAADADGDP
- a CDS encoding DUF5078 domain-containing protein, which encodes MKSLRTIALRGGLAVAACGFVATTLAGTAAADATDDFPIPHRIIITTCDTEQYLQAARDTSPVYFERYMIDRSNRPADVQQQAFDRIHWFFSLDPVARRQYSENTATNVYYENVATHWGNWAKVFFNNKGVVAKATDVCMNYPRGDMSVWDWPVAR